The Thermoanaerobacterales bacterium nucleotide sequence TCCGATCTCTCGTCCGTTTGAGTTCCCGTTCGCTGAAGAGAACCAGGTAGTCGTCCACCTTCACCTTCCCGGCAAGCTCGCGGATATATTCCTGGCAGGCCTCCCGTGTAGGCTTGTGGACCATGCTGTAGAGGTTGTAGGGCCAGTGCGGCGGCCCCTCGCGGTGGTAGCAGTGGGTGACGCCCGGGAAGCCGGCGACGGTTCGTCCCACCTCGTCCAGGCGCTCCGGCGGAACCTTCCAGGCCACCAGGGCATTGCCGGCAAAGCCGACCCGCTGGTGGCGCAGGGCTGCCCCGAAACGGCGCAGGTAACGGCCGTCCAGCAGGGCACGGACGCGGTCCATTACCTCTTCCTCCGTCAGGCCGACCCGCGCGGCAATGTCCCCGAAGGGCCGGCTTACCAGCGGCAGTCCGGCCTGGAGCCGGCGCACGATCTCGCGGTCAGTCTCTTCCGTCAGCATCCTGCACCTCGGAGACGTTGAATTTGACTTCGATCTTGTATATCTTGCGGGCCGGAAGGGTTATTATCTCCTCGATCCCGGTGCGGGTTTTGATTTCGTCCAGGATCTCCTGCAGCCGGTCTTCAGAGAGGGCCAGGGCTGTAAACCACATGTTGTAAGAGTGGTCGCGCAGATAGTTGTGGGTGACTTCCAGGTAGCTGTTAACGACCTCCGCCACCTCGTCCACCCTTTCTTCCGGGACGCGCATGGCGCACAGCGTTCCCTTGTAGCCCAGCCGGCGGGAATCAAAGATCCCTCCCAGGCGGCGGATGACCTTCCCCTCTTTCAGGCGGGCCAGCCGGGCCAGTACCTCGTCCTCGCTCATCCCCAGGGCGTGGCCCAGGTCGGCGTAAGGCGTGGGAGAGACCGGGAAGGCGGTCTGGATCAGGTTTAGAAGCTCCCGGTCCTTACTGTCGAGTTGCATCGGCCACCTCGCCGGCACGGCGATACAG carries:
- a CDS encoding AsnC family transcriptional regulator, which codes for MLTEETDREIVRRLQAGLPLVSRPFGDIAARVGLTEEEVMDRVRALLDGRYLRRFGAALRHQRVGFAGNALVAWKVPPERLDEVGRTVAGFPGVTHCYHREGPPHWPYNLYSMVHKPTREACQEYIRELAGKVKVDDYLVLFSERELKRTRDR
- a CDS encoding AsnC family transcriptional regulator — translated: MQLDSKDRELLNLIQTAFPVSPTPYADLGHALGMSEDEVLARLARLKEGKVIRRLGGIFDSRRLGYKGTLCAMRVPEERVDEVAEVVNSYLEVTHNYLRDHSYNMWFTALALSEDRLQEILDEIKTRTGIEEIITLPARKIYKIEVKFNVSEVQDADGRD